Below is a genomic region from Flavobacterium ginsengisoli.
GATTGGTTAGCGTATAATAATATCAATTTTCCAACCACTGGTTCTTATTTGATTGAATACCGTGTAGCAAGTGCCGTGACTGGCGGAAGATTATCTTCTGATTTAAATGCTGGCGCAGTAGTTTTAGGAAATGTTAATATTCCAAACACTGGCGGATGGCAAAATTGGCAAACTGTTTCTCAGACTGTAAACGTAAATGCAGGAACATATAATTTCGGAATCTACATTCAGAATACAGGAATGAATATCAACTGGATTAAAATTACAAAAGTAGCAGGAACAGCAAAAATGGTCGCAACTGAAACGATAGCAGAAGAAGAGCCTACTGCAACAGAATTGAATGTATATCCAAGTCCAGCAGAAAATACTCTTTTTGTGACCACATCTGTAAGCGGAGAAAAAATAAGTATTATAGATCAGACAGGAACGCTAGTTTCTGAGCAAAAAATCAATAATAACAGCATTGATGTTTCGCGTCTTAGAACTGGAATCTATTTTGTTATTTTCCATAAAGATGGTACAAAAACGGTTAAGCGTTTTATTAAAAAATAATTTAAGAATGCAGGTTTTAGATCAAAATCTGAAACCTGCAATTTTTCAATATCCCCATAATTTACAAATTAAAACAAATCACTATGAAAGACAACTACACAAGAATGTCGGCAAAATGGATTCTTATTTTAGTATTGGGTGTTTTTAATTTTTCTGTAGCCCAAAAAAAGTAATTGCATATATTCCCAATTGGATTGATTTAAATGCTTTTTCAAGTACCATTCAATACAGTAAATTAACGCATATTAATATTGCTTTTGAAAATCCTGATGCAAACGGATATTTAAGTTTTAATTCAGGAAGCAATACAATTATAAATGCCGCGCATGCACAAAATATAAAAGTTTTTGTTTCTCTTGGAGGCGGTGCCGTTTCTGAAGGAGGAGCAATTAGAGACAATTATTTTAATCTGATAACACCAGCAAACAGAACAGCTTTCATTCAGAAAATATACGATTATGTTGTTGCTCACAATTTTGATGGTGTCGATGTCGATTTAGAAGGGCCAGCTATTAATGGCGATTATGGAGGGTTTGTGATTGCTTTAGCGAATAAATTGCATGCCAATGGCAAATTGATTTCAGCAAGACTTTCAGAAGGATATGGTGGTGCAAATGTACCTTCATCTACTTTTGCCGCATACGACTGGATCAATATTATGGCTTATGATGCAACGGGGCCTTGGGCACCAAACAGCCCAGGACAGCATTCTCCTTACAGCATGGCGGTTAATCAATTTAATTATTGGACAGGAAGGGGATTGCCTGCAAGCAAGGCTGTAATTGGACTTCCTTTTTACGGATATGGTTTTGGAGCTTCTGCCAATCAGGGAATCTCTTATGCCAATATCGTAGCGCAATATCCGGGTGCTGAAAATTTAGATCAAGTTGGAAACACAATTTATTACAACGGAATTCCGACTATCAAACAAAAAACAACTTTTGCGATTCAAAATGCGGCGGGAGTTATGATTTGGGAGCTGTCTCAAGATGCTACAGGTTCTAAATCTTTGCTTACTGCCATTAATCAGGTTATTACAGGAAGTAATCCGCCAGCAACAGGAACTTTAATTCAGGCAGAAAATTATAACGCGATGAGTGGTGTTCAAACAGAAGCAACCACAGATACAGGCGGTGGATTAAATGTTGGATATTGTGATACGGGCGATTGGATGGCGTATTATAATATTAACTTTCCAACTTCTGGTTCGTATCAAATAGAATATCGTGTGGCAAGTGCTGTAACAGGCGGAAGATTATCATCTGATTTGAATGCTGGAACTATTCAGCTTGGAGCTATAAATGTACCCAATACAGGAGGATGGCAAAACTGGCAGACGATTACACAAACTGTAAACGTAAATGCTGGAACCTATAATTTTGGAATCTATGTTCAAAATACTGGTTTTAATATCAATTGGTTTAGAATTACAAAATCGGGTTCAACGGCAAGAACAGCTGCGCCAGCTACCGAACAGTCTATTGCAAGTTTAGAAATTTATCCAAACCCAACAGAAAGTGAAATCTTTTTTACGGCAGAAGTTTCAGGTGGAAATGTAAATATTATTAATACTGAAGGTGGAGCGACAGTTTCATCTCAAACGGTAAATAACAATAGTATAGATGTTTCGACTTTGAAAACCGTATTTACTTGATTTCGGTTGAGAAAAACGGAATCAAAACCGTAAGACGTTTTATTAAGAAATAATCATAACCCATTTGCCATAATGGTTTTAGATACATTAAATTTTTTAGGTTTTAATGTGTTAAGAAGGCTGTCTTTTTGGACAGCCTTTTTTTATCTGCAACCTTGATAGCTATAAGAACTGTAGTTTTAAAAAAAACATTATCATTTCCATAACAATAACATAAACTGATTCTAGGTTTAAATCGATAAAATTGCGTTCGATTAAAAGCTCCAAAACTTCTAATAAAGTGTCCCCAATTTATTAAAGTTAAAACCTATGAAATTAAAATTTACTTCACTTTTTATAGTGTCTGTTTTTGTTGTTTTTAATAGTTCTGTTTCGGCACAAAAAACAAAGAATTTAAACGGAACACAAATCGCATTTTTATCTGATGTTCATTTGCAGGATTTATTTGGCAGATTTTCAGATTCAGATTACAAAGGCGTTCTAAATCCAAGAACAAATCAATATGCTTTGGTGCGAACCATGTCATCGCAATTGCATTCAACTCGAATTTTTAATGAAAACTATTTTGCTTTTTTAGCGACTTTAGATGATATCGCAAAGCGAAAGATCAAATATGTCGCACTTCCAGGTGATTATACCGACGACGGACAGCCAATTCACATTCGCGGATTAGCTAAAATTTTAGAACAATATTCAAATAAATACGGAATAGAATTTTTCATTACCACAGGAAATCATGATCCAGTTGGACCTTTTGCACAAGAATCTGGCAAAGAAGATTTTTTAGGCAAAGAAGGTAAAAGTCAACCCATTTATAGCAAAGACGGCATGTATGCGCCAAATCTCACCATCGAACAGCCTATAGTGGTTACCGCCGATATTGCTAAAATGGGTTATTTAGAAATTACTGATAATCTGAAAGATTTTGGTTTTCATCCGAACAAGAAAAATAAATTTTGGGCAACTCCATTTTCAAATTATTCTAGTGAAAGTTATACGTTTGATAAAGCTTTAGAAAGTGCAAAATTAGCTAATCGCGTTTATGAAGTTGCGCCAGGTTATGAAGTTCCAGATGTTAGTTATGTTGTTGAGCCGATTGATGGACTTTGGTTAATGGCAATTGATGGAAACGTTTACATTCCGAAGAAAACCGATGGCGACCCTAAAGATTCTAAAAGTTATGCTGAGGCTAGTACAGGATATAATAATGTACTTTCAAACAAAAAACATTTAATTAATTGGGTTTCTGCTATTTCTGATCAAGCTAAAAAACAGGGAAAAACTTTAGTTGCTTTTAGCCACTTTCCAATGATTGATTTTAATGATGATGCTTCTGCAGAAATAAAAGAATTGCTTGGTCCAAACAAATGGCAGTTAAACCGAGTTCCAGTTGAAGAAGTGGCACAGGTTTTTGCAGATGCTGGATTGAAGATTCATTTTGGAGGCCATATGCATATTAACGATACAGGAGTGAGAACTTCTCCAAAAGGAAATACCTTAGTTAATATTCAAACTCCTTCGCTTGCGGCCTACATTCCGTCTTACAAATTATTGACTTTAAAGAAAGATAATGTGGTCGATATTCAGACTATTACAATCGATAATGTTCCGAGATATGATGAACTTTTCGATTTGTATAAAATGGAATATCAGTTTTTAGAAAGTCAGAATACAAAAGATATTTGGAATGCTTGCTATTTTAAAGACTAAAAATTATCATGATTTTACCGATTTTCATTTGAAGGAATTAGTGCGTCTTCGTTTCTTAAAAGACGATTGGCCTTCTGCTTTTAAAGATTTTATTTTGAATGTTTCAGCGAAAGATTTATTGGTTTTAGCGAACATTAAATCAGCAAAAGATTTTGATTTTATTTTGAAAAATAAAGAGCAGTTTCAAAAAGAATGGAAAGAAGCGGAGACGAAATCGGAACAGATTTTAATTAAAAATAAACTTAAAAAAACAGATTTCAATTGGACAGGAAATGATCTTTTAATTGATTTTTATCGCTTTAGAAGTGCAGACGAATTGGCTCTTGCCGATGTTGGAGTTGAAAGAGCAAAACAATATAAAGTATTATCTGATTTGTTTTTAGAAGGTGGTAAAGCTGATCTTTCAAGTGACACACCACTTCAAAAACAAATGAAGCTGTTCTTAATTATCTTCAATAAATTTATGCATGAAGTTCCAGCAGATCATTTTTCTGTTGATTTGAAAAGTGGTGCTGTTAAAAGTTTGAAGTAATTTTTTTTAACCGCAAAGAGCGCAAAGGTTTACGCAAAGTTCGCAAAGTTTAATTTTTGAGTTAGATTTTATAAAATAAAAAAGTTCGCAAAGCTAGATTAAAGCTTTGCGAACTTTGCGTTTATGAGCGTAACCTTAGAGAAAAAATCTTAGCGAACTTTGCGTAAACCTTTGCGCTCTTTGCGGTTAAATAAAACAGCTCAAAAAAATTAAGGTGTCGTTACGGGATTATTTCGAACATAACTTCCATCATCATACTTAATTTGGTATGGAGAATTAAAGAAAATGCTTGGCAGATAATAATCAGTTGTAATGATTTGTGCTCCAGATTTTTTTGCGGCTTCAAAATGCGAATAATCGTTGGCGCGGGCTTCTTTGGTATCAGAATCGGCTCTGGTTCTTATGATGTAACCTTTTTTTACTAAATCTTCAATTGTCGGATCTTCAGCATTATTTCTGAATAAAGCTGCGAGCTTCTGGTTTTCCTGGTTCTGCGTTAATAAAAACGGCGCGTCCCTTAAGGGACGGATGATTCAATGCGTACAAATCTCTTTTTGCGCCGTTGTTATCTAATAAGAATAAAAATCGTCCTTTGGCTTCTTTTAAAGTCGGCCAATTGTTATTTAAAACTGCTTCTTCGAGAGTTTTATATTTTCCGCGAACCATGTCTGGCGTAATCAGTTTGTCTTTTCCTAATTCTTTACGGATTACTTTGTCCATTTCGTCAAAAACTGAGGCTGTGAAATCTTCTGGTTTTGTACCGAAGAAATTCGCATCTCCGTCTTTTGGTTCCAAAGTAATAAAAACAGGAACGTGTCCCAGATTAGCATCTGACCATTTTTTTAATTCCTGAAGACAGATTTCGAAAGTATAAGCAGAAGTTCTAAAATCGATATCTGGCATATGGAAAACCTTAAAACCTGGTTTTTTCATTAATCCGTTTGGGTCGTAAACTTCTTCAGATTTAGCTATATCCAAACCTTTTGGGTGTGCATATTTTCCGCCTTTCGCATCTGCAAAAATGTCAATTTCTAGATTGCGTAAACCTTTGTTTAATTGATCGGTAATGCTAATATGAGTGTATTGCAAGCCTTTAAGAGAACGAGAAGTATCTCTAGCTTGGATAAGATTGTATAAATCGGTTTCAATCGCATGACGATAACTGTTGTGCGATCCGATAACCTGAATCTGGTTAATTTTCAGATTGTCGTTCTGAGCCTGAGCGCTTAAAGCTCCTGCAAATAATAAAGTGAAAAAAAATGGTTTCATAATTCTAAAATGTAATTGATACTGTTGACTGGGACGCATCAAAAGAAAATTGCATTTTTTGAAAGGCACTAAGTTAAAATCTGAAGCCGATTTGTGTGTTAGATTAAAAAAAGAAATCGCAAAGTGATTCTTTCTTTTGCTTTAAAAAAGTAGTATTTCTACAACAAACGTGTTTATTTATTAATTTAAAGATAACCTTGACGCAAAAAACATTGGGTTTTCATTTTATTATTTTACGATATTAAAAAGCCTGTAATTAGTATATGAATAATCCTGAAATTTTTGAAAAAACGTATAACCAATATTGGAAAAAGCTTAATGCGTTTTCTTATACGATGACTCAGGATAAAGACTTGGCGCAGAACATTGTTCAGGATGTTTTTGTGGATTTATGGGAAAGAAAAGAAGAACTGAATATTAATGCTATTGAACCTTTTTTATTTCGTGCAGTAAAAAATCAGGTTTTCAAACATTATCAGAACAATCGTTTTGATAAGACGATTTTAGAAGAAAAATTCGAAGACTACATTATTGACAATTTTTCGACTATTGATCCAGAAGTGATGGATTTGCTTTATTCTTTATTAGACAAACTTCCAGAAAAAAGAAAAGAGCTTTTGTTGATGTATAAATTTCAAGACATGACAATCGATCAAATTGCAGACGAACTTGGAATTTCTAAACAAACTGTAAAAAATCAAATTTCATCAGCTGTAAAACAACTTCGAGAAGGCTTAAAAGACTTGGTTTGGCTGGCTCCATTCATTATTTTCAATCAAAAATTTTAAAATAACTTTCGCTTGATGTTTTCATAATATTCGGCAATAGTACGATTTCTGGTTTCTGGTACTTATCTATAACAATAAGTATTATGATAAAAAGAATTAAACATAGTTTAGAATATCTGCTCGATAAAAGTTCGCGAGGAAAAACTTCATCGGCAGAAGAAAATTTATTGCATGATTTTGCTTTCGACGAATATCAAAATTCAAAATGGGATAACGATCTTATGGGAAATCCAGAAATCGAATCTCAAAACATCTACGACGAAATTCAGATAAGAATTGGAAAGAAAAGATCTTTCAGTCCTTATTTAAAATATATGGTCGCTGCCAGCATTCTTTTTCTGCTTGGTTTAGGATTTTTCTTGAGACCAAATGTTTTAAACCAAAAACAAATCACATTTAAAACGTCATCGATTCCCCAATCTATCCAATTAAGTGACGGTTCGAAAATTTATCTGGCAACGAAACTCATCATTTCAGTATCCTGAAAAATTTGAAGGCGATCAAAGAACGGTTTCTTTACTAAAAGGAAACGCGTTTTTTGAAGTGGCCAAAGACAAAAAACACCCATTTATTATTCATTCTGGCGAAATACAAACCAGAGTTGTCGGAACTTCATTTCACATTCAATTATCAAAATTAAACTGTAAGGTAATTGTCGTAACCGGAAAAGTAAATGTTTCTGGAAAAGGGCAGAGTGTAGATTTAGTGCCAAATCAAGAAGCTTTGTTTGAAGGCCAAAAATTAACCAAACAAGTTGCCGATAAAGCTTTTTTGGTGAATTGGTACAATCAAGATGTAACACTTGACCAAACTACTTTAAAACAGGTTATTGCCATTTTACAATATAAATACGGAGTTTCATTTCGGTATAACAACGAACACGTATTAGCAACGCCGTTAACGGTATTCATTAAGAAGGACGCGACATTAGAAAATGTTTTGGAAGAAATAAATTATATCACAAACCTAAAATTCAAAGTCTATGGCGAAGTAGTAAAAGTGGATTAAAAACAAAAAAAG
It encodes:
- a CDS encoding carbohydrate-binding protein → MLKWQEQVQLLEQLCKQWDNNNQTCGQWKLVPATSSQTSVLIQAEDYSAMSGIQVEATTDTGGGSNVGYTETGDWLAYNNINFPTTGSYLIEYRVASAVTGGRLSSDLNAGAVVLGNVNIPNTGGWQNWQTVSQTVNVNAGTYNFGIYIQNTGMNINWIKITKVAGTAKMVATETIAEEEPTATELNVYPSPAENTLFVTTSVSGEKISIIDQTGTLVSEQKINNNSIDVSRLRTGIYFVIFHKDGTKTVKRFIKK
- a CDS encoding carbohydrate-binding protein, which produces MQYSKLTHINIAFENPDANGYLSFNSGSNTIINAAHAQNIKVFVSLGGGAVSEGGAIRDNYFNLITPANRTAFIQKIYDYVVAHNFDGVDVDLEGPAINGDYGGFVIALANKLHANGKLISARLSEGYGGANVPSSTFAAYDWINIMAYDATGPWAPNSPGQHSPYSMAVNQFNYWTGRGLPASKAVIGLPFYGYGFGASANQGISYANIVAQYPGAENLDQVGNTIYYNGIPTIKQKTTFAIQNAAGVMIWELSQDATGSKSLLTAINQVITGSNPPATGTLIQAENYNAMSGVQTEATTDTGGGLNVGYCDTGDWMAYYNINFPTSGSYQIEYRVASAVTGGRLSSDLNAGTIQLGAINVPNTGGWQNWQTITQTVNVNAGTYNFGIYVQNTGFNINWFRITKSGSTARTAAPATEQSIASLEIYPNPTESEIFFTAEVSGGNVNIINTEGGATVSSQTVNNNSIDVSTLKTVFT
- a CDS encoding metallophosphoesterase family protein; the encoded protein is MKLKFTSLFIVSVFVVFNSSVSAQKTKNLNGTQIAFLSDVHLQDLFGRFSDSDYKGVLNPRTNQYALVRTMSSQLHSTRIFNENYFAFLATLDDIAKRKIKYVALPGDYTDDGQPIHIRGLAKILEQYSNKYGIEFFITTGNHDPVGPFAQESGKEDFLGKEGKSQPIYSKDGMYAPNLTIEQPIVVTADIAKMGYLEITDNLKDFGFHPNKKNKFWATPFSNYSSESYTFDKALESAKLANRVYEVAPGYEVPDVSYVVEPIDGLWLMAIDGNVYIPKKTDGDPKDSKSYAEASTGYNNVLSNKKHLINWVSAISDQAKKQGKTLVAFSHFPMIDFNDDASAEIKELLGPNKWQLNRVPVEEVAQVFADAGLKIHFGGHMHINDTGVRTSPKGNTLVNIQTPSLAAYIPSYKLLTLKKDNVVDIQTITIDNVPRYDELFDLYKMEYQFLESQNTKDIWNACYFKD
- a CDS encoding Ca2+-dependent phosphoinositide-specific phospholipase C, translating into MIRPLRDAPFLLTQNQENQKLAALFRNNAEDPTIEDLVKKGYIIRTRADSDTKEARANDYSHFEAAKKSGAQIITTDYYLPSIFFNSPYQIKYDDGSYVRNNPVTTP
- a CDS encoding Ca2+-dependent phosphoinositide-specific phospholipase C → MKPFFFTLLFAGALSAQAQNDNLKINQIQVIGSHNSYRHAIETDLYNLIQARDTSRSLKGLQYTHISITDQLNKGLRNLEIDIFADAKGGKYAHPKGLDIAKSEEVYDPNGLMKKPGFKVFHMPDIDFRTSAYTFEICLQELKKWSDANLGHVPVFITLEPKDGDANFFGTKPEDFTASVFDEMDKVIRKELGKDKLITPDMVRGKYKTLEEAVLNNNWPTLKEAKGRFLFLLDNNGAKRDLYALNHPSLKGRAVFINAEPGKPEARSFIQK
- a CDS encoding RNA polymerase sigma-70 factor is translated as MNNPEIFEKTYNQYWKKLNAFSYTMTQDKDLAQNIVQDVFVDLWERKEELNINAIEPFLFRAVKNQVFKHYQNNRFDKTILEEKFEDYIIDNFSTIDPEVMDLLYSLLDKLPEKRKELLLMYKFQDMTIDQIADELGISKQTVKNQISSAVKQLREGLKDLVWLAPFIIFNQKF
- a CDS encoding FecR family protein; this translates as MTVRKFIWQRNSSFQYPEKFEGDQRTVSLLKGNAFFEVAKDKKHPFIIHSGEIQTRVVGTSFHIQLSKLNCKVIVVTGKVNVSGKGQSVDLVPNQEALFEGQKLTKQVADKAFLVNWYNQDVTLDQTTLKQVIAILQYKYGVSFRYNNEHVLATPLTVFIKKDATLENVLEEINYITNLKFKVYGEVVKVD